A segment of the Prochlorococcus marinus str. MIT 9215 genome:
TGATATAAGTTTTTTTCTAAAGGTAATAATGCAAGTGGACCTTCTTTTCTAAAAATTTCATAAGCACGCTTTTCACAATGACCTCTAAGAGAAACTTTAAAAGTTAAACAGGACTGGCGATAAGATTTTTTTATATCTAAAAAATCATACAATTTTTTATCAAGTGAGTTTGCACCTGTAGAAAGGAATTGATAATCAAATAATATTTTTTTACGTAACAATCTCTGTGGTGTCATAAAAAAAATATTTTTATAATTATCAATCTCCTGAAAAAATACATTCATAAGATCCGAATGTTTAACCACCCAACCAATATTTTCAGCAGAACTTATGTCATCATCTAAGTCAGAAGTTGATAAGTTGGTGAAAGAAGAAGTTTCGCTATCTGAGATTGAAAGGGTATCAAATCCAAATAAAAAAGGTTCTAATTTTCCCCAAATTCTGAATTTAGATAGGATTTTTTTTGTTGAGTGAGTAATTGCGTAAGTTTTATCTTTATCAATTAATCTATCTTTTGTTAATAAATCAGTTAAAAAAATATTACAATCAAATTTTGAAAGTGCAATTGAAAGCAACAAACCTGTGGGACCCGATCCAATAATTTTAAAATTGAACTTATTTTTCATCAGATAATATAAATAGCAACTATCTATTCAAATAAATATAACAAATTTCCTCAAATGCTGGTCTTAATAAATAAGGGTATTCACCAACCCATAAATTAATTTCAGGAAGCCAAGCATCGGTCAAATAAAAATCTCTGTCAAAATTACGGTTATCAGATGTTATTAAACATCTAATACTAGAACCCACTCTAATTTGACTGTGCTTATTTTCCATGGGAAAACTTAACTTTTCCAGATAACCATCTTCATCTTCTAATTCAAGTACTAACCAAGTTCTTTTATTTTCGACAACTTCTAATCGACCTTGCCTATTAGATTGTTCTCTTGAACTTTCAATCTTTTCTGTTTTATAGATATCTGATACATAGCCATCAAATATAGAAAAAAATTTATATTTTCTAAATTTCAAATTTTTTCTACTTGATTCAAGAATTGGGCCCCAGATGATATACAAAAAGAAAGCGACACAAAGCAATAACCAGAAATTATTTGTTTGATCTCCTGTCGAACTAATGATTAATGAGATAAATCCACCGATTGAAGAAACTATTACTCTTTGAAGAATTTTTCTTGGATTACCCAAAGTATACTTAAATTGACTTCCGGTACCCACCGCTGGAATAAGTTTTGAAATTTGATTTGAATTAATTGGAATGAGCATTTTAAAAAATCAATTTTTCAAGTCCGTAAACTAAAGTTTCATAATTACCTATTTTTTTAATAGCCTGTAAAACACCCGGCATATAAGCCTTTCGATCGATAGTGTCATGCTTAATTGTATAAGTTTCACCAGGAGACCCCATAATTACTAACTGATGAGCTAACAATCCTGGTAATCGTACTGAATGTATATTAATTCCTGAATCTCTGACTCCTCCACGCACACCTTTCAATGATTCAGACTCTTTCACTAAACTCTGATTAAATTTCTTTGGATATTCTTCAATCATTTCTGCAGTTTTTATACAAGTCCCACTAGGAGAATCAGCTTTTTGATTATGATGCATCTCAATCAATTCAATATTGTCATAAAACCTTGCGGCTACAGATGCTGCCTGCTGAAGAAGAACCATTCCTACTGAAAAATTAGGAATTATTGCACAACCAACAGATGCCTTCTGAGCAAAAACAGACAAATCTTTTATTTGCGAAGGAGAAAGTCCTGTAGTTCCGACCACTGGTGAAATACCGTATGCAATAGCTGATCTGGTATTTTCATACACAGAATCGGGATGAGTAAAATCAACTAGGACAGGTTTGATTATTTCATTTCTATAATTTTGACTAACAGAACATAAAGTTCCTTCAAAATCGGTAGAAACCAAAATATCACAATTATTTACTTTCAATAATTCAGAAATATTTGAGCCATTGTTCTTTTCATTTATGTCAATTGCTGCAACAAGTTCACAATCTGTAGAATTTAATACTGTATTCACAACTTCGCTACCCATTCTGCCTAAAGCGCCGGATACTAGTACTGGAATAGGTTTTTGAGAATTTTCAATCATTTTTGTAAAAAAATTTTTTTTAAAGGTTGTTACACGCTATTTATATTGCACACAATAACGTCTTTTCATTCGTAGGCTGGATAGAAATACTTAAATAAAATCAATGTTTACGCAGGTCCGCTCAGCAAACCGCAGAGTATCTCCTGTTGAGGATAACAAACACAAAGTTGTAATAAAAGCAGTTTATGTTGTCCTTGAGCCACAATACCAAAATTCCTTAACGGAAGCTGCAAAGTCAATCAATAAGATGAATGGGCCAATAGGTATAGACCTTAGCGGCTATCTTATCGAAGAACTTAGAAATGAAAGTAACTTTGAAGACTTTAAGGGAGATATAGCTAATGCAGATATATTTGTTGCTTCCCTAATTTTCATTGAAGATCTAGCTCAAAAAGTTGTTGATGCGGTATCTCCATATAAAGATAAGCTTAAAGCCTCAATTATTTTTCCATCTATGCCAGAGGTAATGAGATTAAATAAGTTAGGTTCATTTAGTATGGCCCAACTTGGACAATCTAAAAGTATTATTGGAGATTTAATAAAAAAGAAAAAAGAATCTGATGGAGCAAGCTTCCAAGACTCAATGTTGAAGTTATTAAATACACTTCCTTCAATACTTAAATATCTACCAGTAGAAAAAGCTCAAGATGCAAGGACCTTCATTCTGAGTTTCCAGTACTGGTTAGGTGGTACTACTGAGAACTTAAAAAACTTCTTATTAATGATTTCTGAAAAGTACGCAGTTTCAGAGAACATAAAAGATCAAATAGAAGAATTCAAAATTCAAGACCCTGAAACATTTCCGGATTTAGGAATTTGGCACCCTCTCGCGCCTTGCATGTTTGAAAGTCTTGAAGAATATCAAAATTGGGAGAATAATAGGAAAGATATAAATCCTAAACATGACAAAACTCCAACGATAGGTTTAGTACTTCAAAGAAGTCATATAGTTACAGGGGATGAAGCTCATTACGTTGCCGTAATTCAAGAATTGGAATATCGAGGCGCGAGAGTACTTCCAATCTTCTGTGGGGGGCTAGATTTTTCTAAACCAGTTAATGAGTTTTATTATGATTCCATAAATAAAGATAAGCCTATAGTTGACGGAGTAGTATCTCTAACTGGATTTGCATTAGTTGGTGGACCAGCAAGACAAGATCATCCTAGAGCTATTGAAGCTCTTAAAAGGTTAAATAGACCATATATGGTTGCACTTCCATTAGTCTTCCAAACCACGCAAGAATGGGAAGATAGTGATCTTGGTTTACACCCAGTTCAGGTAGCACTTCAAATTGCGATCCCTGAGCTTGATGGTGCTATTGAACCTATTATTCTCTCAGGTCGTGATGATGCTACAGGAAAAGCTCATACACTACAGGATAGAGTTGATGTAATAGCTGAAAGAGCAATAAAATGGTCAACTTTAAGGGTTAAACAAAGAAAGGAAAAAAAATTAGCTATTACAGTATTTAGTTTTCCTCCAGACAAAGGAAATGTTGGTACAGCTGCATACCTTAACGTTTTTGGCTCAATTTACAGAGTTCTTCTTGAAATGAAATCGAAAGGATATCAAATAGATGAACTACCAAGTAATTCAAAAGAATTAATGGAAAAAGTAATAAACAACCCTGAAGCTATGGATGGCTCTCCAGAGTTAAATATTGCTCATAAGATGTCAGTAAAAGAATACGAAGAATTCACACCATACTCACGAAGACTTGAAGAGAATTGGGGTAAACCTCCTGGCAACCTAAATAGTGACGGACAAAACCTTCTTATCTATGGAAAACATTTTGGAAATGTTTTTATAGGAGTTCAACCTACATTCGGTTATGAAGGTGATCCCATGAGATTACTCTACTCAAGAAGTGCTAGTCCTCATCATGGTTTTGCCGCTTATTACACTTACGTAGAAAAAATCTGGGGGGCTGATGCTGTTCTTCATTTTGGAACACACGGCTCCCTTGAATTTATGCCTGGGAAACAGATGGGCATGAGTGAAACTTGCTATCCAGATTCTCTCATTGGATCATTGCCTAATTTGTATTACTATGCTGCGAATAATCCATCTGAAGCAACAATTGCGAAGAGAAGAGGATATGCTTCAACTATTAGTTATCTGACTCCTCCAGCGGAAAATGCAGGCCTATACAAGGGACTTAAAGAACTAAGTGAACTTGTTGGTTCTTATCAACAATTAAGAGAAAATAGTAGGGGGATTCAAATTGTTAATGCAATAGTTGAGACTTCTAAACAATGTAACCTTGACAAAGATGTAGAGCTCCCTTCAAAAGAAGTAGAAGAGCTTTCAATAGATGAAAGAGATTTATTTGTTGGTAATGTCTATAAACAGTTGATGGAAATTGAGAGTAGATTGTTACCTTGCGGTCTTCATACTATTGGAGAAGCTCCAACAGCAGAAGAAGCTGTTGCAACACTTGTAAATATTGCATCTTTAGAAAGAGAACAAGAGGGATTAAGATCTCTTCCTGGATTACTCGCAGAATCCATCGGTCTAACTATTGAAAAAATTTATGATGGTAACAATAAAGGTGAACTTAAATTTGTAGAGTTAAATGAAAAAATCATAAAGACAGCAAGAGAGTCGATTTTTGCGATGGTCAACTCTTTAAAAATTGTTGATGGCAGAGTTTATTTAGAAAAATCTCTTCTTTCAAAACTTTTCGATTTACTTAAAGTTTTTGGTCTAAATCTACCTACCCCTTGGCTAAGAGTCTGCAGATTAAATGGATTTAATGAAGTTAATCAGAAGAAATTAAATAAATTATTTGATTACTTACTTTTCTGTCTTGAACAGGTCTGCGCAGACAAAGAAATGGATAGCCTCATTAAAGCATTAGATGGAAATTATGTTTTACCTGGACCAGGTGGAGATCCCATAAGAAATCCAGGTGTTTTGCCTAGTGGTAAAAATATCCATGCACTTGATCCTCAATCAATCCCAACTACAGCAGCAGTAGCTGCGGCGAAGTCTGTTGTTGACAAATTAATTGAAAGACAAAAGGAAGAGCAAGGAACATGGCCTGAAACAATAGCTTGTGTTTTATGGGGTACTGATAACATCAAAACTTACGGAGAATCACTGGCACAAATCTTATGGTTTGTTGGGGTAAAACCAAAACCAGATTCTGTTGGAAGAATTAATAAACTAGAATTAATCCCTTTAGAAGAATTAGATAGGCCAAGAATAGATGTAGTAGTTAACTGTTCAGGAGTATTTAGAGATCTATTTATTAATCAAATGGCATTAATAGATCAGGCAGTAAAATTAGCAGCTGAAGCTGATGAACCATTGGAATATAATTTTGTAAGGAAACATTCACTAGAACAAGCAGAAAAAGAAGGGACTTCTATCAGAGAAGCTTCAGCGAGAGTATTCTCTAATGCAAGTGGAAGTTACAGTTCAAATGTTAATTTAGCCGTAGAAAATTCAACATGGGAGGAAGAAAATGAATTACAAGAAATGTATTTATCGCGCAAAACATATGCTTTTAATGCAGATAATCCAGGTGAGATGAATCAAAAAAGAGAGGTATTTGAGTCAGTAATGAAAACAGCAGATGTTACATTTCAAAACCTTGATTCTTCAGAGATTTCATTAA
Coding sequences within it:
- a CDS encoding 2-octaprenyl-6-methoxyphenol 4-monooxygenase, which translates into the protein MKNKFNFKIIGSGPTGLLLSIALSKFDCNIFLTDLLTKDRLIDKDKTYAITHSTKKILSKFRIWGKLEPFLFGFDTLSISDSETSSFTNLSTSDLDDDISSAENIGWVVKHSDLMNVFFQEIDNYKNIFFMTPQRLLRKKILFDYQFLSTGANSLDKKLYDFLDIKKSYRQSCLTFKVSLRGHCEKRAYEIFRKEGPLALLPLEKNLYQVIWTSSTLKAIERLNSDKNFLMDNLSTILPDEFKLDQIIGESNIFPVSLSLNLPLLNFKKLVFVGDAFHTFHPVGGQGLNSCWRDVNTIFDIFNENNAITKMPLILFKFKYVSSRILDIIVTIFITNSLISIFANRNLLLFPIRKFSFLLLNNFLFLRKLVLNQMTKSLIYSSIK
- the dapB gene encoding 4-hydroxy-tetrahydrodipicolinate reductase, encoding MIENSQKPIPVLVSGALGRMGSEVVNTVLNSTDCELVAAIDINEKNNGSNISELLKVNNCDILVSTDFEGTLCSVSQNYRNEIIKPVLVDFTHPDSVYENTRSAIAYGISPVVGTTGLSPSQIKDLSVFAQKASVGCAIIPNFSVGMVLLQQAASVAARFYDNIELIEMHHNQKADSPSGTCIKTAEMIEEYPKKFNQSLVKESESLKGVRGGVRDSGINIHSVRLPGLLAHQLVIMGSPGETYTIKHDTIDRKAYMPGVLQAIKKIGNYETLVYGLEKLIF
- a CDS encoding magnesium chelatase subunit H gives rise to the protein MFTQVRSANRRVSPVEDNKHKVVIKAVYVVLEPQYQNSLTEAAKSINKMNGPIGIDLSGYLIEELRNESNFEDFKGDIANADIFVASLIFIEDLAQKVVDAVSPYKDKLKASIIFPSMPEVMRLNKLGSFSMAQLGQSKSIIGDLIKKKKESDGASFQDSMLKLLNTLPSILKYLPVEKAQDARTFILSFQYWLGGTTENLKNFLLMISEKYAVSENIKDQIEEFKIQDPETFPDLGIWHPLAPCMFESLEEYQNWENNRKDINPKHDKTPTIGLVLQRSHIVTGDEAHYVAVIQELEYRGARVLPIFCGGLDFSKPVNEFYYDSINKDKPIVDGVVSLTGFALVGGPARQDHPRAIEALKRLNRPYMVALPLVFQTTQEWEDSDLGLHPVQVALQIAIPELDGAIEPIILSGRDDATGKAHTLQDRVDVIAERAIKWSTLRVKQRKEKKLAITVFSFPPDKGNVGTAAYLNVFGSIYRVLLEMKSKGYQIDELPSNSKELMEKVINNPEAMDGSPELNIAHKMSVKEYEEFTPYSRRLEENWGKPPGNLNSDGQNLLIYGKHFGNVFIGVQPTFGYEGDPMRLLYSRSASPHHGFAAYYTYVEKIWGADAVLHFGTHGSLEFMPGKQMGMSETCYPDSLIGSLPNLYYYAANNPSEATIAKRRGYASTISYLTPPAENAGLYKGLKELSELVGSYQQLRENSRGIQIVNAIVETSKQCNLDKDVELPSKEVEELSIDERDLFVGNVYKQLMEIESRLLPCGLHTIGEAPTAEEAVATLVNIASLEREQEGLRSLPGLLAESIGLTIEKIYDGNNKGELKFVELNEKIIKTARESIFAMVNSLKIVDGRVYLEKSLLSKLFDLLKVFGLNLPTPWLRVCRLNGFNEVNQKKLNKLFDYLLFCLEQVCADKEMDSLIKALDGNYVLPGPGGDPIRNPGVLPSGKNIHALDPQSIPTTAAVAAAKSVVDKLIERQKEEQGTWPETIACVLWGTDNIKTYGESLAQILWFVGVKPKPDSVGRINKLELIPLEELDRPRIDVVVNCSGVFRDLFINQMALIDQAVKLAAEADEPLEYNFVRKHSLEQAEKEGTSIREASARVFSNASGSYSSNVNLAVENSTWEEENELQEMYLSRKTYAFNADNPGEMNQKREVFESVMKTADVTFQNLDSSEISLTDVSHYFDSDPTKLIKTLRDDGKEPSSYIADTTTSNAQVRTLGETIRLDSRTKLLNPKWYEGMLKSGYEGVRELSNRLNYTLGWSATSGQVDNFVYEETNETFINDEEMRKRLMDLNPNSFRRIVGTLLEVNGRGYWETSDENIEQLKELYQEVEDKIEGVKE